A window from Telopea speciosissima isolate NSW1024214 ecotype Mountain lineage chromosome 8, Tspe_v1, whole genome shotgun sequence encodes these proteins:
- the LOC122672449 gene encoding WRKY DNA-binding transcription factor 70-like, with the protein SGKVPATSPAPPCRDQNRKRSKRRNVQESWTRITAVPIEDGYAWRKYGQKEILNAKHLRCYFRCSYRFDQGCQATKQVQRTEDELLTFWTKYTGHHTCQDILKASLGMDSTAEEGVLLSFNSNTTIKQEPHFFSSFPSSKEEHKKPIIPSIEQQEYKPSSSSEYYLPVPHDLITKFKSSMNPTSALPSTSKSPGHGDFVSRGTTSSSSSSSFDMDMELMDSVCLNDVFYDEELF; encoded by the exons TCCGGCAAGGTTCCTGCGACTTCGCCGGCGCCGCCTTGTCGGGATCAAAATCGAAAGCGATCTAAGAGAAG AAACGTACAAGAGTCATGGACGAGGATTACGGCTGTGCCTATTGAAGACGGTTATGCTTGGCGAAAATATGGACAGAAAGAGATCCTCAATGCCAAACATCTAAG GTGCTACTTTAGGTGCAGCTATAGATTTGATCAAGGTTGTCAAGCAACAAAACAAGTTCAAAGAACAGAAGATGAACTACTAACATTCTGGACCAAATACACAGGCCACCACACTTGCCAAGATATCCTTAAAGCCTCATTGGGAATGGATTCTACAGCTGAAGAAGGTGTTCTACTCAGTTTTAATTCAAACACCACAATCAAACAAGAGCCTCATTTCTTCTCATCTTTCCCTTCAAGCAAGGAAGAACACAAGAAACCCATTATTCCCTCAATAGAACAACAAGAATACAAACCTTCCTCCTCATCAGAATATTATCTTCCAGTACCACATGATCTAATAACCAAATTCAAATCCTCCATGAACCCTACATCGGCGTTACCGTCAACTTCGAAGTCGCCGGGCCATGGGGATTTTGTTTCACGGGGTACTACCAGCAGTAGCTCTTCCAGCAGCTTTGACATGGATATGGAATTGATGGATTCTGTTTGTCTTAATGATGTATTCTATGATGAAGAGTTGTTTTAG
- the LOC122672450 gene encoding WRKY DNA-binding transcription factor 70-like → MDYSPPFVREKVIEELVKGRGFAAQLQLVLHQQLTGSSGHVSATAEDLVTKILRSFTEALSILSYSESGKVPATSPPPPPPPCRDQNRKRSKRRYVQETWTRITAVPIEDGYAWRKYGQKEILNAKHLRCYFRCSYRFDQGCQATKQVQRTEDEPPTFWTKYTGHHTCQDILKASLLGMDSTAEEGVLLSFNSNTTTKQEPAHFFSSFPSSKEEHKKPIIPSIEQQEYKPSSSSEYYLPVPQDPTSALPSTSKSSGHGEFVSGGTTSSSSSSSLDMDMELMDSVCLNDVFYDEELF, encoded by the exons ATGGATTATTCTCCTCCCTTTGTTAGGGAAAAGGTGATTGAAGAACTTGTTAAGGGTCGTGGATTTGCTGCTCAGCTTCAACTTGTCCTCCATCAACAACTCACTGGATCATCTGGTCATGTGTCAGCCACGGCAGAGGATTTGGTAACCAAGATATTGAGATCCTTTACAGAGGCTCTTTCAATACTGAGTTATAGTGAGTCCGGCAAGGTCCCTGCGACttcgccgccgccgccgccgccgccttGTCGGGATCAAAATCGAAAGCGATCTAAGAGAAG ATACGTACAAGAGACATGGACGAGGATTACGGCTGTGCCTATTGAAGATGGTTATGCTTGGCGAAAATATGGACAGAAAGAGATCCTGAATGCCAAACATCTAAG GTGCTACTTTAGGTGCAGCTATAGATTTGATCAAGGTTGTCAAGCAACAAAACAAGTTCAAAGAACAGAAGATGAGCCACCAACATTCTGGACCAAATACACAGGCCACCACACTTGTCAAGATATCCTTAAAGCGTCATTATTGGGAATGGATTCTACAGCTGAAGAAGGTGTTCTACTCAGTTTTAATTCAAACACCACAACCAAACAAGAACCTGCTCATTTCTTCTCATCCTTCCCTTCAAGCAAGGAAGAACACAAGAAACCCATTATTCCCTCAATAGAACAACAAGAATACAAACCTTCCTCATCATCAGAATATTATCTTCCAGTACCACAGGATCCTACATCGGCGTTACCATCGACTTCGAAGTCGTCGGGCCATGGGGAATTTGTTTCAGGGGGTACTACCAGCAGTAGCTCTTCCAGCAGCTTGGACATGGATATGGAGTTGATGGATTCTGTTTGTCTTAATGATGTATTCTATGATGAAGAGTTGTTTTAG